A window from Pseudomonas frederiksbergensis encodes these proteins:
- a CDS encoding NAD(P)/FAD-dependent oxidoreductase encodes MNQHSNEHAHSYYAASANRMVPYPTLAEDLEADVCVIGGGFTGVNTAIELAQHGLSVILLEGRRIGWGASGRNGGQLIRGIGHDVSGFARHVGEEGVRYLERAGVESVALVGNRIREHGIDCDLRWGFCELANTKAQFAAFEAEQQGLAESGYAHETRLVGPQQIRQQVVDSGVYAGGLVDMGSGHLHPLNLVLGEALLAQSLGVQIFEQSPVLELIHGSTVQVRCAGGTVRAGSLVLACNAHLDELEPKLSGKVLPAGSYIIATEPLAPDVAAQLIPQNLALCDQKVGLDYYRLSADRRLLFGGACHYSGRDPADIEAYMRPHMLKVFPQLANVRIDYQWGGKIGITANRFPQVGRLSQHPNVFYAQGYSGHGLNVTHWCAKLLGEAIHVGHSQGFDVFSAVPHMTFPGGPMLRSPLLALGMFWYRLRELLG; translated from the coding sequence ATGAACCAGCACAGCAACGAACACGCTCATTCCTATTACGCGGCGTCAGCCAATCGAATGGTGCCCTACCCTACACTGGCCGAGGACCTTGAAGCCGATGTCTGTGTGATCGGCGGCGGCTTTACCGGGGTTAACACGGCGATCGAACTGGCGCAGCACGGGCTCTCGGTGATTCTGCTGGAAGGCCGACGGATCGGCTGGGGTGCCAGCGGGCGCAACGGTGGGCAGTTGATTCGCGGTATCGGCCATGACGTCAGCGGTTTCGCGCGTCATGTCGGTGAAGAAGGCGTGCGCTACCTTGAGCGTGCAGGCGTCGAGTCGGTAGCGCTCGTGGGCAACCGCATTCGTGAACACGGGATTGATTGCGACCTGCGCTGGGGGTTCTGCGAACTGGCCAATACCAAAGCGCAGTTCGCGGCGTTCGAGGCTGAGCAGCAAGGCCTTGCCGAATCGGGGTACGCCCATGAAACCCGACTCGTCGGGCCGCAGCAGATCCGTCAGCAGGTGGTGGACTCAGGCGTGTATGCCGGTGGGCTCGTCGACATGGGCTCGGGTCACTTGCACCCGCTCAATCTGGTCCTTGGCGAAGCGCTATTGGCGCAATCCCTGGGGGTGCAGATCTTCGAGCAGAGCCCGGTGCTGGAATTGATCCATGGCAGCACGGTGCAGGTTCGCTGTGCCGGTGGCACGGTGCGCGCCGGCAGTCTGGTGCTGGCGTGCAACGCTCATCTGGATGAGCTCGAACCGAAACTGAGCGGCAAGGTGCTTCCTGCGGGCAGCTACATCATCGCCACCGAGCCGCTGGCGCCCGACGTTGCAGCGCAATTGATCCCGCAGAACCTGGCGCTCTGCGACCAGAAAGTCGGCCTGGATTACTACCGACTCTCGGCGGACCGACGTTTGCTGTTCGGCGGTGCCTGCCATTATTCCGGGCGTGATCCGGCAGACATCGAAGCCTACATGCGCCCGCACATGCTCAAGGTCTTCCCGCAACTGGCCAACGTGCGCATCGACTATCAATGGGGCGGCAAGATTGGCATCACCGCCAATCGCTTCCCCCAGGTCGGGCGCTTGAGCCAGCATCCGAACGTTTTCTACGCCCAGGGCTATTCCGGCCATGGCCTGAACGTGACCCACTGGTGCGCAAAACTGTTGGGTGAAGCGATCCACGTCGGACACAGTCAGGGCTTTGACGTGTTCAGCGCCGTGCCGCACATGACCTTTCCCGGTGGGCCCATGCTGCGCTCTCCACTGCTGGCCCTCGGTATGTTCTGGTATCGGCTGCGCGAACTGCTTGGGTGA
- a CDS encoding paraquat-inducible protein A: MATTDRLIICEHCDCVYEKVTLAKHQKTLCTRCGGVLQRYNGLTVEQRLALTFTALMLWIFANFYPVMSISLKGLKNSATLWDSVLALSLGPITFIAMVAAISMIIAPIFQLLLLIWVLSFALAHQRSPGFKFCMRWLETLRPWSMLEVCLLGAMVAVIKLAGLLDVLPGIGLFALAILSLMMIRIAGRDIRDLWEIL; the protein is encoded by the coding sequence ATGGCTACGACTGACCGACTGATCATCTGCGAGCACTGCGACTGCGTGTATGAAAAAGTCACGCTCGCCAAACATCAGAAAACCCTGTGTACACGCTGCGGCGGCGTGCTTCAGCGCTATAACGGCCTGACAGTGGAGCAACGTCTGGCGTTGACCTTCACCGCGTTGATGCTGTGGATTTTCGCCAACTTCTACCCCGTCATGAGCATCAGCCTCAAAGGCCTGAAAAACAGCGCAACGCTTTGGGATTCGGTGCTGGCCCTGAGTCTGGGGCCGATCACGTTCATCGCCATGGTGGCGGCGATCTCGATGATCATCGCGCCGATTTTCCAGTTGTTGCTGCTGATCTGGGTGCTGAGCTTCGCCCTCGCCCACCAGCGCTCGCCTGGCTTCAAGTTTTGCATGCGCTGGCTGGAAACCCTCAGGCCCTGGAGCATGCTGGAGGTCTGTCTGCTGGGGGCAATGGTCGCGGTCATCAAACTCGCCGGATTGCTCGATGTGCTGCCCGGCATCGGCCTGTTTGCCCTGGCCATTCTCAGTCTGATGATGATCCGCATCGCCGGGCGCGACATTCGTGACCTATGGGAGATCTTATGA
- a CDS encoding paraquat-inducible protein A, translated as MNRPPVASELNLCLCHSCGLACDITDEPHECPRCGAPLHRRKTNSLARTWAYMFTALAFYVPANLLPVMNTKMVGSGADSTIMSGVIEFWQHGAWDIALIIFIASIAVPGIKFVALTLLLVTVQRDSQWASKQRSTLYRFVELIGYWSMLDVIVVALVASLVKFQALADIEPRPGILFFGLVVVFTMLSAMSFDPRLIWDKEERDNPNEEVMDEVANH; from the coding sequence ATGAACAGACCCCCGGTGGCGAGTGAACTCAACCTGTGCCTGTGCCATAGCTGCGGCCTGGCCTGTGACATCACCGATGAACCTCACGAATGCCCACGGTGCGGCGCGCCGCTGCATCGGCGCAAAACCAACTCACTGGCCCGGACCTGGGCCTACATGTTCACTGCCCTGGCGTTTTACGTCCCGGCTAATCTGCTGCCAGTGATGAACACCAAGATGGTTGGCAGCGGCGCCGATAGCACGATCATGAGCGGTGTCATTGAGTTCTGGCAGCACGGCGCCTGGGACATTGCCCTGATTATTTTCATCGCCAGCATCGCGGTGCCGGGCATCAAGTTCGTCGCCCTGACGCTGTTACTGGTGACCGTGCAGCGCGACAGCCAATGGGCCAGTAAGCAGCGTTCAACGCTGTACCGTTTCGTCGAGCTCATCGGTTACTGGTCGATGCTCGATGTGATCGTCGTCGCCTTGGTGGCCTCACTGGTCAAGTTTCAAGCCCTGGCCGATATCGAACCGCGCCCGGGGATCTTGTTTTTTGGCCTGGTGGTGGTCTTCACCATGCTGTCGGCAATGAGTTTCGACCCACGCCTGATCTGGGATAAAGAAGAACGGGATAACCCAAACGAGGAGGTCATGGATGAAGTCGCAAATCACTGA